A genome region from Flavobacterium sp. CFS9 includes the following:
- a CDS encoding serine hydrolase domain-containing protein — translation MTKHFFLLVLLFCNGIISAQNNDLVKPDEITTEIHRNNIGKVTFMKGNIPLDQYKESDLLKSFELIYKSDLNIRVFMNNSVINYLHQLNPELDADKLLATGNLQFTFYIDSKLIYTENLNYGCSFGSAGSKNTSTTFRVPLTSTKKEDWWSIYLWERFKLNGGEKALTNGKHKLKIEIRPYLKSDINHEIKTGDLIAKGEVQLILKAPKLTAKQIEVQPIQPNSGWEISNFAFDKKKIEKLNAAITSYNLKEITSVVVIYDKKLLLEEYFNDSNRSTLHDTRSAGKSFASTLAGIAINDGYLKNENQTLDQFYDLKGFANYDPKKDAVKIKDLLTMSSAFEGSDQNSDSPGNEENMYPTDNWVKFTLDLPMDKSKTNGDQWDYFTAGTVLLGDIIHKSVPDGLEKYADEKLFKPLNITHYQWQYTPQKVANTAGSLQMTSLDYAKYAQLYQNNGLWNGKQILTTDWVQKTLSHQIQIPERQNEFYGYLFWNKTFTFKNTSYETYYCAGNGGNEFMIFKNIPLVVIITSKAYNKPYGHAQANTIVQDYILPAIIK, via the coding sequence ATGACAAAACACTTTTTTTTACTTGTTCTGCTATTTTGCAATGGCATAATTTCAGCACAAAACAACGATCTGGTCAAACCCGACGAAATCACCACCGAAATACATAGAAACAACATCGGTAAGGTTACTTTTATGAAAGGCAACATTCCTTTGGACCAGTATAAAGAATCTGATCTTCTGAAATCTTTCGAACTAATCTATAAATCCGATTTGAATATCAGGGTTTTCATGAACAACTCCGTTATCAATTACCTGCATCAGTTGAATCCGGAACTAGATGCCGATAAACTCTTGGCCACAGGCAATCTTCAGTTTACTTTTTACATTGACAGCAAACTCATCTACACCGAAAACCTTAACTACGGATGCAGTTTTGGATCAGCAGGCAGTAAAAACACTTCAACAACTTTTAGGGTTCCTTTAACCAGCACGAAAAAAGAAGATTGGTGGTCTATTTATCTATGGGAAAGATTCAAATTGAATGGCGGAGAAAAAGCACTAACCAACGGCAAACACAAACTAAAAATAGAAATTCGTCCTTACCTTAAATCCGATATAAACCATGAGATCAAAACAGGTGATTTAATTGCGAAAGGAGAAGTTCAGCTCATCTTAAAAGCTCCGAAATTAACCGCCAAACAAATCGAAGTGCAGCCTATCCAACCTAACAGTGGCTGGGAAATTTCGAATTTTGCTTTTGATAAGAAGAAAATTGAAAAACTTAACGCTGCTATCACCAGCTACAATTTGAAGGAGATCACAAGCGTAGTGGTCATCTACGACAAGAAACTACTGCTTGAGGAATATTTTAATGATTCTAACCGAAGCACACTGCACGACACCCGATCGGCAGGAAAATCTTTTGCATCAACTTTAGCCGGAATTGCCATAAACGACGGTTATCTTAAAAACGAAAATCAGACATTAGATCAATTCTATGATTTAAAAGGTTTTGCCAATTACGACCCTAAAAAAGACGCTGTAAAAATAAAAGACTTACTCACCATGAGCTCTGCTTTTGAAGGTTCTGATCAAAACAGTGATTCTCCCGGGAACGAAGAAAATATGTATCCTACCGATAATTGGGTGAAATTCACTTTAGATTTACCTATGGACAAATCTAAAACCAATGGCGATCAATGGGATTATTTTACTGCCGGTACAGTTTTATTAGGCGACATAATCCATAAATCTGTTCCGGACGGATTAGAAAAATATGCCGATGAAAAGCTTTTTAAGCCTTTAAACATTACTCATTACCAATGGCAATATACTCCTCAGAAAGTAGCCAATACTGCAGGAAGCCTTCAAATGACTTCTCTGGATTATGCAAAATATGCACAATTGTATCAAAATAACGGCCTCTGGAACGGCAAACAAATTTTGACCACTGATTGGGTTCAAAAAACACTATCACACCAGATTCAAATTCCGGAAAGACAAAATGAATTCTACGGTTACTTGTTCTGGAATAAAACTTTTACTTTCAAAAACACTTCTTACGAAACCTACTATTGTGCCGGAAATGGAGGCAATGAGTTTATGATTTTTAAAAATATTCCACTTGTCGTTATTATTACTTCAAAAGCGTATAACAAGCCTTATGGACACGCACAGGCTAATACCATTGTACAGGATTATATTTTGCCGGCAATTATCAAATAA
- the rpmA gene encoding 50S ribosomal protein L27: MAHKKGVGSSKNGRESESKRLGVKIFGGQAAIAGNIIVRQRGSKHNPGENVYISKDHTLHARVAGVVKFQKKKDNKSYVSILPFEA; the protein is encoded by the coding sequence ATGGCTCACAAGAAAGGTGTCGGTAGTTCGAAGAATGGTAGAGAATCAGAATCAAAACGTCTAGGCGTTAAGATTTTTGGTGGTCAAGCTGCTATTGCTGGGAACATCATCGTTAGACAAAGAGGTTCTAAACACAATCCAGGTGAAAATGTTTACATCAGTAAAGATCACACACTACACGCAAGAGTAGCAGGAGTTGTTAAGTTCCAAAAGAAAAAAGATAACAAATCTTATGTATCTATCCTTCCATTCGAAGCATAA
- the rplU gene encoding 50S ribosomal protein L21, translating into MYAIVEIAGQQFKVSKDLKVYVHRLANEEGSKVSFDKVLLLDDNGNVTLGAPAIEGASVEAKVLQHLKGDKVIVFKKKRRKGYKKRNGHRQYLTQIVIEGITAAGGTKKAAAKKAVVAEEVSAEAEAPKAKKAAPKAKKEATKE; encoded by the coding sequence ATGTATGCAATCGTAGAGATAGCAGGGCAACAATTTAAAGTAAGCAAAGACTTAAAGGTTTATGTTCACCGTTTGGCTAACGAAGAAGGTTCAAAAGTTTCTTTTGACAAAGTTCTTTTATTAGACGATAACGGAAATGTAACTTTAGGCGCCCCAGCTATAGAAGGTGCTTCAGTAGAAGCTAAAGTGTTACAACACTTAAAAGGAGACAAAGTTATCGTTTTCAAAAAGAAAAGAAGAAAAGGATACAAAAAGAGAAATGGTCACAGACAATATCTTACTCAAATTGTAATTGAAGGTATTACTGCAGCTGGTGGAACTAAAAAAGCAGCAGCTAAAAAAGCGGTTGTAGCTGAAGAAGTATCTGCTGAAGCAGAAGCTCCAAAAGCAAAAAAAGCAGCTCCAAAAGCAAAAAAAGAAGCTACTAAAGAATAA